Below is a window of Lacibacter sp. H407 DNA.
GGTGAAGCGCTGCGTTTAGCATCTGAAAGTTTTCCGCAGGAAAGTAAACGATATAAAATTGTATTGCTCATTACTGATGGTGAAGATCATGATGAATCTGCGGTTACCATGGCCCGCCAATTGAAAGACCGTGGCATTCTGTTACTCTGTATAGGATTGGGAACCATTGAAGGTTCACCTATTGCTGACCCTACAACCAAAGATTTTAAGAAAGATAATCTTGGTCAAACAGTGGTAACAAAACTAAATGAGCCATTGTTGCGTCAGTTAGCTTCGGTAAACGGGGGCTTGTACGGCAACCTTCAGAATACGGATGAAATGCTGGAAGAGATCACGGCAGTAATCAATCAATTGGAAAAAAAAGGGGTGGAAGGAGAAGTGAGCAATACGAATTATAACAACTATTTCACCTGGTTTTTAGTTGCAGCGGCATTATTCTTGCTCATTGAGTTATTCATTCGTGAACGAAAAACAGTATGAAGATTTGTTTTACCATAATGGCTTTCTTTTCTTTTTTCATTGCATTTGCGCAGGAAGGTGAAGTGGTGAAAGGGAATCGTTATTACAAAGACGGCAAGTATGATAAAGCGGAAGAGGCGTATCAAAAAGCATTGAGTAAAAAAGAAAGCCCGGTTACACGATACAATCTGGGAAACGCACAATACAAAAAAGAAAATATTGATGATGCAGTAAAATCGTTTGATGATGCAGCGGCGGCAACCGATGATCCCGAACTGAAAACAAAAGCATTGTACAACAAAGGCGTATTGCTTCATAAAAACAACAGGCTTACAGAAGCTATTGAAGCATACAAACAAGCCCTTCGTTTATCACCTTCTGATGAGGAAGTACGGAAAAATCTGCAGCTTGCACTGATGGCCAAAAAGCAACAGGAGCCAAAAGAACAGAAGAAGCAACAACAGAAAGAGCAGAAGCCAAAAGAAGAAAAGAAAAAAGAACAGCCTAAGCCTCAGCAACCAAAACCGCAAAAGAGCAAACTCACCAAAAAGCAGGTGGAACAATACCTCAAAGCCCTCGAACAAAAAGAGCGGGAACTGCAGGAAAAAATGCAGAAAAAGACGGGGGCACCCTCACAACCCGAGAAAGACTGGTAGTAATTTGAAAATGGAATAATTTGAAAATCTGAAAATGTGAGGAAGTGCATCTTCCCTAAACCTTAGAGCCCTTTCTTTGTTACATTTGTGCTGAAATTCCATAGATGATTTATCTGGAATTTCAAATTAAGCAATTTTCAAATTTTCAAATTAATGTTTCTCTATACTCCTTCCTTAACTGACTATAAACGACTGGCAACAAAAGAAGTAAAGATCGGTGATTTGGTGTTGGGTAATTTCCATCCCATCCGTTTACAAACCATGACCACTACTGACACCATGGATACTATGGCAACAGTGGAACAGAGCATCCGTTGTATTGAAGCAGGTGCTGAGTTAGTGCGTATCACAGCTCCATCCAAAAAAGAAGCAGAGAATTTGCAAAACATCAAAGATGAATTACGAAAAAGAGGTTACAATACACCGTTAGTAGCCGATATTCATTTTACACCGAATGCTGCTGAAATTGCTGCACGAATTGTAGAGAAGGTACGTGTGAACCCCGGCAACTATGTCGATAAGAAAAAATTTGAGCAGATCGAATATACCGACGCCGAATATATCGAAGAGATCGATCGTATTCGTGAACGCTTTACGCCATTGGTGAAGATCTGTAAAGAATATGGTACGGCTATGCGTATCGGAACCAATCACGGTTCATTGAGCGATCGTATTATGAGTCGCTATGGCGATACAGCCATTGGTATGGTAGAAAGTGCAATGGAGTTTTTGCGTATTGCCCGTGCAGAAAGTTATCACAACATTGTGTTGAGTATGAAGAGCAGTAATCCGCAGGTGATGGTGCAGGCATATCGTATGCTCATTAATCACATGATGGAGGAGTTCAATGAATGTTATCCTCTTCATCTTGGCGTTACAGAAGCCGGCGATGGAGAAGATGGTCGTGTAAAAAGTGCAGCAGGAATTGGAACATTGTTAGAAGATGGTATTGGCGATACGGTTCGTGTAAGCTTAACAGAAGATCCTGAGTTTGAAATTCCGGTGTGTAGAGATTTGGTGAAGCGGTATGCAGTCGATAGTCGACAGTCCATAGTCCACAGTAATGTGCCTGCGTTAAATGCAAAATCTTCGAAAAGTGAGGAAGCTGCTATGGAGGCTGTGTTACCTTATTCTCCATTTGATTACAAGCGAAGAGAAACATATGCAGTAAGTAATGTAGGCGGTAAACAAGTGCCTGTGGTGATTGCGGATCTCAGCAAACTTGGAACCATCACACAAAAAGAACTGGAGCGTGTAGGATATAAATATGATGAAGCAACAGATAAGTGGAGCATTGGTGATATGGCAGCTGATTATATTTTCACCGCCAATCAAACATTGAATTTTGAATTGCCCGGAACATTAAAAGTGATCGTGTATCCTGAAACATGGAAAACATCAAAAGCAACTGTTGCAGGTGAACAGAAGTACCTTCCCATTTTTATGGACAGCGGTTATGCCGAAGCAGAGTTGAAAAGTGAATCGCTGAATTTTGTTATGATCGATTGTTACAATGATGATACAGCGATCAATGATTATACATATCTCGATGCGTTGGCAAATGACCCAACTGTTGTACTTTGTTTAAGCAGCACAAATAAAAATGCCATGCAGAGTGTACGTCGCATGTTCATTGAATTAATGAGCCGTGGTATTAAAAACCCTGTGGTTTTAATTACGGATAGTAACTGGCAAACGGCCGATGAACATCTTATTCATTATTCAACGGAGTGTGGTGCGTTGTTGCTCGATGGTATGGGCGATGGAATCTGTTTGGGAATGAGCAGCGATAGTTACAAGTTGCAGACGGAGAGTTTAACGCAGGGTACAAGTGGCCGTAACTATTTAATGAATCTTACTCCTGAGCAATTCATCAACAATACAGCCTTCAGTATTTTGCAGGCTACCCGTACACGTATTTCCAAAACAGAGTATATTTCATGCCCGAGTTGCGGACGAACCTTGTTTGATCTGCAGGAAACAACAGCGAAGATCCGTTCAGTTACCAATCATTTGAAAGGGTTGAAGATCGCTATCATGGGTTGTATTGTAAACGGTCCCGGTGAAATGGCCGATGCTGATTTTGGTTATGTAGGAAGTGGCCCGGGGAAAATTACATTGTACAAAGGAAAAGAAGTGGTAAAGCGAAGTGTGGATAGTGAAGTGGCAGTAGATGAACTCATCAATTTATTAAAAGAAAATAATGCCTGGGTAGAACCGGCAACCAACTAACACATGAAAAAATTACAATCAGTATTTAATCTTATTATGGCACTGGCTTTGTTCAGCAGTTGCTCCATTTCGGAAGAGATGGATTTGAGCGGTGGTGCCAACGGCGGCTATTATAAAGTAGATGCAGATATGGGTCAGGCTTTAACGATGATGAAATCGATGGGCGGAGGCGATCAGTTAAAAGACAGCAGCATGGCTGGTGCGAAAGACAGCAGCTTTTCACTTTTCAACCAGGTAGATTCGATCCGTGAATTTTTTACAGATAAAGAGTTGCAGTATTTCCTCAATGGAAAGGGCGAAATGAAAATGAACATGGAAGAAAATTTGTTCACCATGCAGTTACGCTACCCGATCAAAGATTTGAAAGACATGCAACAGTTTTTTGCAACCCAACATAAAATTGATTCCATTACAAAAGCAAACAAAGACAGTATTCCGGAAGCTCAAGGTGAAGGGGAATTGCAATTGAATCAGAAGACACCTGATTTTTCAAAAATGCTGACTCCAAAAACGGCTTACATCATTACAGATACGTCCATCAGCAGGGAAGGAATAGAAAAAGCAGATATGGGAGGTGAAATGGGCGACATGAAAGGCATGGAAATGTTTTTCGGACAGATCACGATTTCCACAACTATTAAATTGCCACGTCCGGCGAAGATTGTAAAAGGGGATAATGCCAAGTTGTTGGACGATAAAAAAACAGTGGTAATTTCTGCGAGTATGCTGGAGCTTGTTTCAAGTAAGGAAAGCACAAAGTTTTATATTTCATTTTGATTAATGTTTTATGCAAACAGATTTTCTCGTTATTGGTTCTGGTATTGCAGGTTTAACCTATGCAATTAAAGTAGCGGAAGCATGTCCTGATAAACAGGTGCTCATCGTAACAAAATCAAATGCAGATGAAACCAATACCAAGTATGCACAAGGTGGCATTGCAGTAGTGAATGATCTGGAGAAAGATAGTTTTGATAAACATATTGAAGACACGT
It encodes the following:
- a CDS encoding tetratricopeptide repeat protein, which encodes MKICFTIMAFFSFFIAFAQEGEVVKGNRYYKDGKYDKAEEAYQKALSKKESPVTRYNLGNAQYKKENIDDAVKSFDDAAAATDDPELKTKALYNKGVLLHKNNRLTEAIEAYKQALRLSPSDEEVRKNLQLALMAKKQQEPKEQKKQQQKEQKPKEEKKKEQPKPQQPKPQKSKLTKKQVEQYLKALEQKERELQEKMQKKTGAPSQPEKDW
- the ispG gene encoding (E)-4-hydroxy-3-methylbut-2-enyl-diphosphate synthase — translated: MFLYTPSLTDYKRLATKEVKIGDLVLGNFHPIRLQTMTTTDTMDTMATVEQSIRCIEAGAELVRITAPSKKEAENLQNIKDELRKRGYNTPLVADIHFTPNAAEIAARIVEKVRVNPGNYVDKKKFEQIEYTDAEYIEEIDRIRERFTPLVKICKEYGTAMRIGTNHGSLSDRIMSRYGDTAIGMVESAMEFLRIARAESYHNIVLSMKSSNPQVMVQAYRMLINHMMEEFNECYPLHLGVTEAGDGEDGRVKSAAGIGTLLEDGIGDTVRVSLTEDPEFEIPVCRDLVKRYAVDSRQSIVHSNVPALNAKSSKSEEAAMEAVLPYSPFDYKRRETYAVSNVGGKQVPVVIADLSKLGTITQKELERVGYKYDEATDKWSIGDMAADYIFTANQTLNFELPGTLKVIVYPETWKTSKATVAGEQKYLPIFMDSGYAEAELKSESLNFVMIDCYNDDTAINDYTYLDALANDPTVVLCLSSTNKNAMQSVRRMFIELMSRGIKNPVVLITDSNWQTADEHLIHYSTECGALLLDGMGDGICLGMSSDSYKLQTESLTQGTSGRNYLMNLTPEQFINNTAFSILQATRTRISKTEYISCPSCGRTLFDLQETTAKIRSVTNHLKGLKIAIMGCIVNGPGEMADADFGYVGSGPGKITLYKGKEVVKRSVDSEVAVDELINLLKENNAWVEPATN